From the genome of Syntrophaceae bacterium, one region includes:
- a CDS encoding NgoFVII family restriction endonuclease, whose protein sequence is MNLRIYTNNKLRSDFIFNGIDNLMRKTDTINIAVAFLTDTDILKELNKRGCNIRIIVRLGYPTLPYALENLLKMERVEARFYSDRTFHPKLYIFGSSGALVGSANLTKSAMFTNQEIMIQIDPEDNVFSQLLDVFSEYWAEANVLTKDIVKKYDDIYNQYKSLNGDESRLEEKVQKYIGKVIFSNITRDKENKTKENIFIEDYRKTYQETVNAFRAVRSVYENVGARKVDEKHIPLRLEIDSFISFVREAHAKKDKWETTPIISGEKQIKQIRELIEEWHETPRLYFENTIVNENYPRLLSVFDSEDSICKSTPDEMFHALCTLHSFHDRLRYFDGGLDTLKNEFLGKNKIDKIKSSLSYLVFGKEDVIERMAKLIFDIEYKLNVFGQANVQELIGWQNKEELPVVNSRTTKVLRYLGFDVRQL, encoded by the coding sequence ATGAATTTACGAATCTACACTAACAATAAGTTACGCAGTGATTTCATTTTTAATGGAATTGATAATCTAATGCGTAAGACCGATACAATTAATATTGCCGTTGCATTTCTCACTGACACAGACATCTTAAAAGAATTAAACAAAAGAGGTTGTAATATTAGAATAATTGTGAGACTTGGATACCCAACATTACCATATGCTTTGGAAAATTTATTAAAAATGGAACGTGTTGAAGCACGATTCTATTCTGATAGAACCTTTCATCCTAAGCTATACATATTTGGATCGTCGGGAGCTTTGGTTGGTTCAGCGAATTTGACAAAATCGGCGATGTTCACTAACCAAGAAATCATGATACAAATAGATCCCGAAGATAATGTATTCAGTCAACTTCTAGATGTTTTTTCTGAATATTGGGCAGAGGCAAATGTTCTAACCAAAGACATCGTTAAGAAATATGATGATATATATAACCAATATAAATCATTAAATGGTGATGAATCGAGGCTTGAAGAAAAGGTTCAAAAATACATAGGAAAGGTAATATTTTCAAATATAACGAGGGATAAAGAAAATAAAACAAAAGAGAATATATTTATCGAAGATTACAGAAAAACATATCAAGAAACGGTTAATGCATTCCGCGCCGTGCGTTCTGTATATGAGAATGTGGGTGCAAGGAAAGTAGATGAAAAACATATACCATTAAGATTAGAGATCGATTCTTTTATTAGCTTTGTAAGGGAAGCACATGCCAAAAAAGACAAGTGGGAAACAACACCCATTATATCGGGAGAAAAGCAAATAAAACAAATTAGAGAACTGATAGAAGAATGGCACGAAACTCCTAGGCTATATTTTGAAAATACAATTGTTAATGAAAATTATCCGAGATTATTATCAGTGTTCGATTCAGAAGACTCTATATGTAAGTCCACACCGGATGAGATGTTTCATGCTCTGTGCACGTTACATTCATTTCATGATCGTTTAAGATATTTTGATGGAGGTTTAGATACACTTAAGAATGAGTTTCTTGGAAAGAATAAAATTGATAAAATTAAGAGCAGTCTATCTTATCTGGTTTTTGGTAAAGAAGATGTAATCGAAAGAATGGCAAAGTTAATATTTGATATTGAATATAAACTTAATGTATTTGGACAAGCAAATGTCCAAGAATTGATCGGATGGCAAAATAAAGAAGAATTACCTGTGGTGAATTCTCGTACTACAAAGGTA
- a CDS encoding AAA family ATPase produces MKIREVIIQNWRSIGNIKLSVQDLMIFIGQNNHGKSNILSALLFFFGEIGLDDLDFKKDTKELFVEVLFGDLDNSDRTTFKKYVTANNTIRVQKVATKEQISSYHGYTETPMEDWLKEANIAAYAKREDAEKLPLAQLLPGGGRITKDIFREAQERYIENNRDNLIFSYELEQGPFLGAKNVAKGIFGEVYFVPSVKKAEEDLSTRGRSVFSALYARVINKMSETNKEFSDAKERIASLMRILNRVNEDGTENEARPIELTSFEKSLADELRNWAATIDVEITPPDLDDIFKVGATVWVDDGIRTNVGRKGQGLQRALIFALVRSLAKLAIQEEDREDSQEENKDGGTSRKASRSSYFILEEPELYLHPQAQRELFDSVVELSKAESQVLICTHSSSFINLDRYRSICIVRKNSVEEGTTTFQCVEELFPDPKEKDLFNIAYWINPDRGELFFARKVILLEGPTDKTVLPLLAHRLGIFRHDYTLIDCGSKDSMPNYIQLLNKFNLPYIVVYDKDHQPGKSADAIAAADKVSKRINSQIDKTLGQCIELINDIEEELGIADPSKKNKPYATLTHVETEGFSIENSLRDKINTIYA; encoded by the coding sequence ATGAAGATCCGAGAGGTAATTATTCAAAACTGGCGTTCTATTGGAAACATAAAACTTTCTGTCCAAGATTTAATGATATTCATTGGTCAGAATAACCATGGGAAGTCTAATATTTTATCAGCTTTGTTATTCTTCTTCGGTGAAATAGGGCTAGATGACCTCGATTTTAAAAAAGACACCAAAGAGTTGTTTGTTGAAGTCTTATTTGGTGACCTTGATAATTCAGACAGAACAACTTTTAAGAAATATGTGACGGCCAACAATACAATCAGAGTTCAAAAGGTTGCAACCAAAGAACAAATTTCCTCTTATCATGGCTACACAGAAACTCCAATGGAAGATTGGCTTAAAGAAGCCAACATTGCTGCATATGCGAAGCGTGAAGATGCAGAAAAGTTGCCATTGGCTCAACTACTTCCCGGAGGGGGCCGTATTACAAAGGATATTTTCAGGGAAGCACAAGAAAGATATATTGAGAATAACCGGGATAATTTGATATTTTCGTATGAGCTTGAACAAGGTCCTTTTCTTGGAGCCAAAAATGTAGCTAAAGGTATTTTTGGAGAGGTTTATTTTGTGCCGTCAGTGAAGAAGGCTGAAGAAGATCTCAGCACAAGAGGAAGGTCCGTTTTCAGTGCACTCTATGCAAGAGTTATAAATAAAATGTCAGAGACAAACAAAGAATTTAGCGATGCCAAAGAAAGAATAGCATCACTCATGAGAATACTAAACAGAGTCAACGAAGATGGTACAGAGAATGAGGCTAGACCGATTGAGTTAACATCATTTGAGAAATCTCTTGCCGATGAATTACGTAACTGGGCCGCAACAATAGATGTAGAAATAACTCCACCGGATCTTGATGACATATTTAAAGTCGGTGCGACAGTTTGGGTTGACGATGGAATTAGAACTAATGTCGGGCGAAAAGGACAGGGCCTACAGCGGGCGTTAATCTTTGCTCTCGTTCGATCTCTTGCAAAACTAGCGATTCAGGAGGAAGATCGGGAAGATTCACAAGAAGAGAACAAGGATGGGGGAACTTCTCGTAAGGCGTCCAGATCCTCATATTTCATTTTAGAAGAACCAGAACTTTATCTTCACCCACAAGCACAGAGAGAACTCTTTGATTCCGTAGTTGAACTATCCAAGGCTGAAAGCCAGGTCTTAATCTGCACCCATTCAAGTTCTTTTATTAATCTTGATCGTTATCGTTCAATCTGCATCGTTAGAAAGAATAGTGTTGAGGAAGGAACAACTACTTTTCAATGCGTAGAAGAACTTTTTCCCGACCCCAAAGAGAAAGATTTATTCAACATTGCCTATTGGATCAATCCTGATCGCGGAGAGCTATTCTTTGCTCGAAAGGTTATTCTTCTTGAAGGTCCAACAGATAAAACAGTCCTCCCTTTGCTGGCCCACAGGCTGGGTATATTTAGACATGACTACACGCTTATAGACTGTGGATCGAAAGACTCAATGCCAAACTATATCCAGCTTCTCAATAAGTTTAATCTCCCTTACATTGTTGTTTACGACAAAGATCACCAACCGGGCAAGTCAGCTGATGCAATAGCAGCAGCGGATAAAGTATCGAAACGGATCAATTCACAGATCGACAAAACATTGGGCCAATGTATCGAATTGATAAACGATATAGAGGAGGAACTTGGAATTGCAGATCCCAGCAAAAAGAACAAGCCATATGCAACTCTTACACATGTTGAAACAGAGGGATTCTCTATAGAGAATTCCCTCCGAGATAAAATTAATACAATCTATGCGTAG